The DNA sequence tgacctctgtgattgccaacaagggttttgccaccaagtaataagtcatgttttgcagaggggtcaaatacttatttccctcattaaaatgcaaatcaatttataacatttttgccatgcgtttttctggatttttttttgttattctgtctctcactgttcaaataaacctaccattaaaattatagactgatcatttctttgtcagtgggcaaacgtacaaaatctgcaggggatcaaatacttttttccctcactgtacatatggggtaaaacacgtagtcgtaggtgaacagggagtacaggaggggactaagcacgcacccctgaggggcccccgtgttgaggatcagcgtggcagatgtgttgttacctacccttaccacctgaggggcggcccatcaggaagtccaggatccagttgcagagggtggtgtttagtcccagggttcttagcttagtgatgagccttgagggtactatggtgttgagcgctgaggtgtagtcaatgaataacattctcacataggtgttcctcttgtccaggtgggaaagggcagtgtggaatgcaatagagattgcatcgtctgtggatctgttggggcggtatgcaaattggagtgggtctagggcttctgggataatggtgttgatgtgagccatgaccagccttttaaaatgcttcatggctacagacatgagtgctatgggtcggtagtcatttaggcaggttatcttagtgttcttgggaaccgggactatggtggtctgcttgaaacatgttggtattacagactcagtcagggacatgttgaaaatgtcagtgaagacacttgccagttggtcagcgcatgttcggagtacatgtcctgataatccgtctggccctgcggcattgtgaatgttgacctgcttaaaagtattactcacgtcggctacggagagtgtgatcacatagtcatccggaacagctgatgctctcatgcaggcttcagtgttgcttgcctcgaagcgagcatagaaattatttagctcgtctggtaggcttgtgtcactgggcagttcacggctgtgcttccctttttaatagaccaccaagtgtctgtaatagtttgcaagccctgccacatcagacgagcgtagtacgattcaatcttagtcctgtattgactctttgcctggttgatggttcatcggagggcatagcaggatttcttataagcgtcaatgttacagtcccgctccttgaaagtggcagctctaccctttagctcagtgcggatgttgcctgtaatccatggcttctggttggggtacgtacggtcactgtggggacgacgtcatcgatgcacttattgatgaagccagtgactgatgtggtgtactcctcaatgccatcggaagaatcctggaacatgttccagtctgtgctcgcaaatcagtcctgtagcttagcatttgcatcacctgaccacttccttattaaccgagtcactggtgcttcctgctttagtttttgcttataagcaggaatcacgaggatagaattatggtcagatttgccaaatggagggcgagggagagctttgtacgtgtctctgtgtgtggagtaaaggtggtctagagttttttttcctctggttgcacatttaacatgctggtagaaattaggtagaacggatttaactttccctgcattaaagtccccggccactaggagcgctgcctctggatgagcgttttcctgtctgcttatggccttatacagctcattgagtgcagacttagtgccagcatcggtttgtggtggtaggtagacagctacaaaaaatatagaagaaaactctcttggtagatagtgtggtctacagcttatcatgagatactctacctcaggccagcaaaaccttgagacttccttagtattagattttatgcaccagctgttgtttacaaatatacacagaccgccaccccttgtcttaccggagtcagccgttctatcctgctgatgtatcatatatcctgccagctgtatgttatccatgtcgtcgttcagccacgactcggtgaaacataagatattacagttgttAATGTCCCGTTGGAAGGATAACCTTAGTCTTAGGTCGCCCATtttgttctcaaatgattgaacattggctaataggattgatggaagaggcagattactcgctcgctgtcggatccttacaaggcaccccgacctacgtccacgatatctctgtctctttctcatgcgaatgacagggatttgggcattgtcaggtgtctgtagaatatccttcgtgtccgactcgttgaataatttttttttcgTCCAATACGAAATACaattcataatgtcattaaaacccacatggactacgatagaatcgatgTCCATGTCCTGGCGTATtgcattcgggagcagcttagtaatgtcatttacttGAGCTCCGGGACACCAGGAACAGTCACAcgtcttaccatggagctgcccaaaatccaCTTCACAtggtgcaggcctccgacagCTTGATCCAGAGCTTTGTATTTcggaaggttgccgacgtcgacttcGACGGTTGTGTGATATAGGTGGTGTGGTATAGATggtgtgatatacagtggggaaaaaaagtatttagtcagccaccaattgtgcaagttctcccacttaaaaagatgagagaggcctgtaattttcatcataggtacatgtcaactatgacagacaaacggagaaaacatttccagaaaatcacattgtaggatttttaatgaatttatttgcaaattatggtggaaaataagtatttggtcaataacaaaagtttctcaatactttgttatataccctttgttggcaatgacacaggtcaaacgttttctgtaagtcttcacaaggttttcacacactgttgctggtattttggcccattcctccatgcaaatctcctctagagcagtgatgttttggggctgtcactgggcaacacggactttcaactccctccaaagattttctatggggttgagatctggagactggctaggccactccaggaccttgaaatgcttcttacgaagccactccttcattgcccaggcgttgtgtttgggatcattgtcatgctgaaagacccagccacgtttcatcttcaatgcccttgctgatggaaggaggatttcactcaaaatctcacgatacatggccccattcattctttcctttacacggatcagtcgtcctggtccctttgcagaaaaacagccccaaagcatgatgttttcacccccatgcttcacagtaggtatggtgttctttggatgcaactcaacattctttgtcctccaaacacgacgagttgagtttttaccaaaaagttctattttggtttcatctgaccatatgacattctcccaatcctcttctggatcatccaaatgcactctagcaaacttcagacgggcctggacatgtactggcttaagcagggggacacttctggcactgcaggatttgagtccctggcggcgtagtgtgttactgatggtaggctttgttactttggtcccagctctctgcaggtcattcactaggtcccccccgtgtggttctgggatttttgctcaccgttcttgtgatcattttgaccccacggggtgagatcttgcgtggagccccagatcgagggagattatcagtggtcttgtatgtcttccatttcctaataattgctcccacagttgatttcttcaaaccaagctgcttacctattgcagattcagtcttcccagcctggtgcaggtctacaattttgtttctggtgtcctttgacagctctttggtcttggccatagtggagtttggagtgtgactgtttgaggttgtggacaggtgtcttttatactgataacaagttcaaacaggtgccattaatacaggtaacgagtggaggacagaggagcctcttaaagaagaagttacaggtctgtgagagccagaaatcttgcttgtttgtaggtgaccaaatacttattttccaccataatttgcaaataaattcataaaaatcctacaatgtgattttctggagaaaaaaaatctcaatttgtctgtcatagttgacgtgtacctatgatgaaaattacaggcctctctcatctttttaagtgggagaacttgcacaattttttattttttatttttttttatttcacctttatttaaccaggtaagccagttgagaacaggttctcatttacaactgcgacctggccaagatatatggaggactaaaagtgccacaattaaataaataaatacaccattaaataattacttaaatgtgtcattaattaattaaaattagaattaaatacataaatgtgttattaaatgtgtcattaattaattcaaataccgattcattttatgtaaaatacatatacaataatttcactatttacatttacatttcatggtcctgcgttggagtgcttcctgaattacttaaaactgtcaaactgacccatcaaaagttggtaggcggaacctaacgcctgattggttaccctctgcatcaagccaagacaaatcaattccggataatgtcagcaggtcctgcttctacatcctctgctaagtttaaaatgtctctaaccaactcctggaaagttcacggagatcctccattgtctctatccaggttggcctactctacttcagaccaaagcaatggatcagactagattcgcATTAGCTCCGccccactgactttgatgggtcagtttgacagttttaagtaattcatgaatcactgcaatgcaggatcatgaaatgtaaatgtaaatagtgaaataattatatatgtattttacataaaatgaatcggtatttgaattaattaatgatacatttaattacacatttatgtatttaattctaatttgaattaattaatgacacatttaagtaattatttaatggtgtatttatttatttaattgtggcacttttagtcctccataaagataaagcaaagtagtgcaataaaaacaacacagagttacatatggggtaaaaaaaaacaacataaagtcagaaatacaacagaaaatatatatacagtgtgtgcaaatgtagcaagttatggaggtaaggcaataaataggctatagtgcagaataattacaatagtattaacactggaatgctagatgtgcaagagattatgtgcaaatagagatactggggtgcaaaagagcaaaataaataacaatatagggatgaggtagttgggtgggctaattggtggctgactaaatacttttttcccccactgttggTGGTGTGATATAGGTGGTGTGATAAGGGTTGTGTGATAAGGGTGGTGTGATATAGGTGGTGTGATATAGGTGGTGTGATAAGGGTGGTGTGATAAGGGTGGTGTGATATAGGTGGTGTGATAAGGTTGGTGTGATAAGGGTGGTGTGATATAGGTGGTGTGATAAGGGTGGTGTGATAAGGGTGGTGTGATATAGGTGGTGTGATATAGGTGGTGTGATTAGGGTGGTGTGATAAGGGTGGTGTGATAAGGGTGGTGTGAAATGGGTGGTGTGATAAGGGTGGTGTGATATAGGTGGTGTGATAAGGGTGGTGTGATAAGGGTGGTGTGATATAGGTGGTGTGCTAAGGGTGGTGTGATATAGGTGGTGTGATAAGGGTGGTGTGATAAGCGTGGTGTGATATAGGTGGTGTGATAAGGGTGGTGTGATAAGGATGGTGTGATAAGGGTGGTGTGATATAGGTGGTGTGATAAGGGTGGTGTGATATAGGTGGTGTGATAAGGATGGTGTGATAAGGGTGGTGTGATATAGGTGGTGTGATAAGGGTGGTGTGATATAGGTGGTGTGATATTAGGTGTGAGGGGAAAGTCAGTCACATTTCCACGGTCTCTTCCACAGGCAGATCCCAACGCTGGCAGGTCATCTCTGAGCTTTGAACACTTTGGAATGAGGTCTTGTGTTTTCAGCTTATTATGATAATAGTGTCTGTTTTAAGCCACGTCGCCCTGGAATGCCTGGAGCATCCGCTTAACCAATCAGCATAGCAGCTCCGATTAACCAATCTTAATTAAGAAGCTTTTGTGTTTCTCCTTCATCAGACCTTGCCTGgcagttttttttctttctcagtTTTGAAGTCTAAATGACTGCCTCTTCCTTCCATTTGACTGTTCAGGGCTTCACAGCTTCACTAACACATTATACAGCAGCACTGCACACCTTAATGTTGTGTCTCATATAGTGCcaagtgaagggagagagaggagagaggagagagagagagagagagaagggagagagaggagggaggagagaggagagagagagagagagagaggagagggagagagagaggagagagagagagagagagagagagagaggagagggagagagagaagggagagagaggagagagaggagagagagagagaagggagagagaggagggaggagagaggagagagagagagagaggagagggagagagagagggagagagagggagagaggagagaggagagagagagaaggaagagagaggagagaggagagagagagaagggagagagaggagagaggagagagagagaagggagagagagagagtgagagagagagagagcgagagagagagagagagagaagggggagaaagagaggatagggggagaggagagggagaagggggagagagaggaggaggagagaaattgTGTCAACGCAGGCTTTCAAGTTCACATTTCTCTCTGTATTTGATATCCTCCTTGTTGTCACAGCAATTTCCCCAGTTGTTCATCAGACTTAAATGTTTCTCTCATTTCCATTATGATAATCTTGCCCAATCCTCACCTGAGCACCTCACTGAACATGAGGAATACATTTAGTTTCCTCTCAAGTACAGTATGTTCAATAAAAAGAGGCAAAAGAAGAAACATTCTCCTGGTGCTATATATTATATTAAACACTGTACAATACGTTGTATAAATGTTATTTTCTGAAAGATAACAAGACAACGTTCTAACACTGTGTAATGGTTGTAGACGACGTGTCTAGTTTGTTCGCTGTGAACACATATGCTTCAATTAAGCTTACAGCTGAAGTTATAATTAGGTTGGAAATACAGTAGAGCTCGTGTTAGATTTGAAACAGCCTTTTTAAAGCTTCACATCTGGTGCGACTAGCCAGTGATTCCAGGCCTCAGGTCCCTGCTAGCTAATTACTACTAACACCTAACAGCTTATTACCCTGTATTATGATTCAACTGTATCTGGACTGGACCAGGAACCACTCCTGAAGCAGAGAGGCTGTGAGGTAGAGAGGATCATTGCTAGATTAGGATGACTACTTGCAGTTAAACACTTCAAATCCAGTAATGTATAGGGGGACATATTATAGTAGATTTGTAGTAGGTCATAAAGTGGAATAGTAGTGGAACAAAAGAGAATCCACATTGTGTCCCTATTTTGAAATAACTTTAGAAATTACAGAATGTGGCTTTAATGTGTTTTATATTATTTGATGCATCCAGTTGCTCTGCTGTTTGAATATTATGGTACAGTGGTATAGTGCATTACATAGTTCATGTCCTCTAACCTTCTCTTCctgtatctctctgtgtttcctctGTAGGTGTGGTGCAGGAAGGTCCAGCTGCAATTCCCAGAGACAGAGCTGATAGAGTGGGGGGAGGGGGTCCATGAGGAGAAGTTCTCCCCCAGCGGAGCCAGAGCCAGTCCCAGAGTCTTCAACCCCCTGAGGCTGTTCGCTAGGGGGGTCCCTGGAGCCCCTGGGGCCGTCAGGGCCCCCAGCCTTAAACACAACCCCATCAGGGACATGACATACCTAGAGAACATGGAGGACTTCTGGGATTGGTTATCCAACCAGACAGATGttcaggccagccaggccagaaCCAAGCGACGACCCATCGTCAAGACGGGCAAGTTCAAGAAGATGTTTGGTTGGGGAGACTTCCACTCCAACATCAAGACTGTCAAGCTCAACCTGCTGATCACCGGGAAGATCGTAGACCACGGTAACGGAACGTTCAGCGTCTACTTCCGCCACAACTCCACTGGCCTGGGGAACGTGTCGGTGAGTCTGGTGCCACCGTCTAAAGTGGTGGAGTTTGAGATGGCTCAGCAGTCCACACTGGAGACCAAAGACTCTAAAGCTTTCAACTGTCGCATCGAGTATGAGAAGACAGACCGAAACAAGAAGACGGCTCTGTGCAGCTTCGACTCCTCCAAGGTGTGTTACCAGGAACAGACACAGAGCCACGTCTCCTGGCTCTGCTCCAAGCCCTTTAAAGTAATCTGCATCTACATCGCCTTCTACAGCGTGGACTACAAACTGGTGCAGAAGGTCTGCCCGGACTACAACTACCATAGTGACACTCCCTACTCCTCCACTGGCTGAAGGTCTGCTCAGACTACAACTACCATAGTGACACTCCCTACTCCTCTACTGGCTGAAGGTCTGCCCAGACTCCAACTACCATAGTAACACTCCCTACTCCTCCACTGGCTGAAGGTCTGCCCGGACTACAACTACCATAGTAACACTCCCTACTCCTCTACTGGCTGAAGGTCTGCCCAGACTCCAACTACCATAGTAACACTCCCTACTCCTCCACTGGCTGAAGGTCTGCCCGGACTACAACTACCATAGTAACACTCCCTACTCCTCCACTGGCTGAAGGTCTGCCCAGACTCCAACTACCATAGTAACACTCCCTACTCCTCCACTGGCTGAAGGTCTGCCCGGACTACAACTACCATAGTAACACTCCCTACTCCTCTACTGGCTGAAGGTCTGCCCAGACTCCAACTACCATAGTAACACTCCCTACTCCTCTACTGGCTGAAGGTCTGCTCAGACTACAACTACCATAGTAACACTCCCTACTCCTCTACTGGCTGAAGGTCTGCTCGGACTACTACTACCATAGTAACACTCCCTACTCCTCTACTGGCTGAAGGTCTGCTCAGACTCCAACTACCATAGTAACACTCCCTACTCCTCTACTGGCTGAAGGTCTGCCCGGACTCCAACTACCATAGTAACACTCCCTACTCCTCTACTGGCTGAAGGTCTGCCCAGACTACAACTACCATAGTAACACTCCCTACTCCTCTACTGGCTGAAGGTCTGCTCAGACTCCAACTACCATAGTAACACTCCCTACTCCTCTACTGGCTGAAGGTCTGCTCAGACTCCAACTACCATAGTAACACTCCCTACTCCTCCACTGGCTGAAGGTCAGCCCAGACTCCAACTACCATAGTAACACTCCCTACTCCTCCACTGGCTGAAGGTCTCTCCAGACTCCAACTACCATAGTGACACTCCCTACTCCTCTACTGGCTGAAGGTCTGCCCGGACTACAACTACCATAGTGACACTCCCTACTCCTCCACTGGCTGAAGGTCTGGCCAGACTCCAACTACCATAGTGACACTCCCTACTCCTCTACTGGCTGAAGGTCAGCCCAGACTACAACTACCATAGTGACACTCCCTACTCCTCTACTGGCTGAAGGTCTGCTCAGACTCCAACTACCATAATGACACTCCCTACTCCTCTACTGGCTGAAGGTCTGCCCAGACTCCAACTACCATAATGACACTCCCTACTCCTCCACTGGCTGAAAGTCTGCCCAGACTCCAACTACCATAATGACACTCCCTACTCCTCTACTGGCTGAAGGTCTGCCCAGACTCCAACTACCATAGTAACACTCCCTACTCCTCCACTGGCTGAAAGTCTGCCCAGACTCCAACTACCATAATGACACTCCCTACTCCTCTACTGGCTGAAGGTCTGCCCAGACTCCAACTACCATAGTAACACTCCCTACTCCTCCACTGGCTGAAGGTCTGCCCAGACTCCAACTACCATAGTGACACTCCCTACTCCTCCACTGGCTGAAGGTCTGCCCAGATTCCAACTACCATAGTGACACTCCCTACTCCTCTACTGGCTGAAGGTCTGCCCAGACTCCAACTACAATAGTAACACTCCCTACTCCTCTACTGGCTGAAGGTCTGCTCGGACTACAACTACCATAGTGACACTCCCTACTCCTCCACTGGCTGAAGGTCTGTCCAGACTCCAACTACCATAATGACACTCCCTACTCCTCTACTGGCTGAAGGTCTCTCCAGACTCCAACTACCATAGTAACACTCCCTACTCCTCTACTGGCTGAAAGTCTGCTCAGACTACAACTACCATAGTAACACTCCCTACTCCTCTACTGGCTGAAGGTCTGCTCGGACTACAACTACCATAGTGACACTCCCTACTCCTCCACTGGCTGAAGGTCTGTCCAGATTCCAACTACCATAATGACACTCCCTACTCCTCCACTGGCTGAAGGTCTGCTCAGACTACAACTACCATAGTAACACTCCCTTGTCCTCTACTGGCTGAAGGTCTGCCTGGACTACAACTACCATAGTAACACTCCCTACTCCTCCACTGGCTGAAGGTCTGCCCAGACTCCAACTCCCATAGTAACACTCCCTACTCCTCTACTGGCTGAAGGTCTGCCTGGACTACAACTACCATAGTAACACTCCCTACTCCTCCACTGGCTGAAGGTCTGCCCAGACTCCAACTACCATAGTAACACTCCCTACTCCTCTACTGGCTGAAGGTCTGCCCAGACTCCAACTACCATAGTAACACTCCCTACTCCTCTACTGGCTGAAGGTCTGCCCAGATTCCAACTACCATAGTAACACTCCCTACTCCTCTACTGGCTGAAGGTCTCTCCAGACTACAACTACCATAGTAACACTCCCTACTCCTCCACTGGCTGAAGGTCTGCCCAGACTCCAACTACCATAGTGACACTCCCTACTCCTCTACTTGCTGAAAGTCTGCTCAGACTACAACTACCATAGTA is a window from the Coregonus clupeaformis isolate EN_2021a chromosome 23, ASM2061545v1, whole genome shotgun sequence genome containing:
- the LOC121558978 gene encoding neurexophilin-2-like; the encoded protein is MRTPTALLPIFLLHQVWCRKVQLQFPETELIEWGEGVHEEKFSPSGARASPRVFNPLRLFARGVPGAPGAVRAPSLKHNPIRDMTYLENMEDFWDWLSNQTDVQASQARTKRRPIVKTGKFKKMFGWGDFHSNIKTVKLNLLITGKIVDHGNGTFSVYFRHNSTGLGNVSVSLVPPSKVVEFEMAQQSTLETKDSKAFNCRIEYEKTDRNKKTALCSFDSSKVCYQEQTQSHVSWLCSKPFKVICIYIAFYSVDYKLVQKVCPDYNYHSDTPYSSTG